Genomic DNA from Taurinivorans muris:
TTTTTGCCCGCTCCGGTTCTTGCCCCCATTTCCCGTCCTGTTTTTAAAAAGAATTTTGAGGGGAAAGAACTTTTTGGAAATAAAAACACGAAATTAGTCGACTGGCTGCAGGAATATAAAATTTTTAAAAAGAAAACCCTTATTCCTTATGCCGTTTGGCAAAAACAAAAAAATGCATTGAGTGCTTTAAAGTTGTTTTCCGCGTATATGGGAGATAAAGAGAATTTTATAAAGAATAAAAAAAGCGATAAAGAAAAATTCTCATGGGAAATACCGAATCAGATTTCAGGGACAGAATTGCATTTAACCATTAATCGGAATGAAAATAAACATCTTGACGGCAGCTATTTCAGCTCTTCGGTGAATTTTGCAAATCATGAACTTGATATTTATGTAAAAGCCTCCGATCATGCCTTATTTGAAAAATATTTTGGCATACTGGGAGAACTGGGCTTTGGGGCGGACAGCACACTGGGAAAAGGACGTTTTAAAATAAAAAACAAAGAAGATGTAAGTGACGTTTTTCATGAAAAGGGGGAATACGGGCTCAATCTTTCTGTTCTTTCCGCTGAAAATTTGGCAGGAATTGAAGGTTATTATAGAACCTTTACCAAAAAAGGAAAAACATGGGTTGCCAAGAGCCGGCACAGTCCGTTTAAAAAGCCGTTCATTGCTTTGGAAGAAGGAGCTGTCGTCAAAAATATCCCTTCGTCCTGTATCATAAAAAATATCAATGCGGACGATGATATTATTCAAATGTGCGGTGCATTGCTCATGCCCTGCACGCTGCCAGGAGAAACGCAATGATTTCATTACAAAATATTCATAATAATTTTGTGCCTGTCCGTCTGGAATTTTTATCTCCGGTGCATATTGGTTCCGGGGAAATGCTTTCTCCTTTGGAATATCAAATTTTTGAAGAACAATCAGGACAATATATTGTTTGTACCATTGATTTTGACGGCTGGATAAACAGCTTGACTCCAGATGAAGCAAAAGCCGTTGCATCAAAATTTTCTCTGTCAAATCAGACGCAAATTTGGGAATATCTGCGAAATACGATTGACAGAAACGTTTTTATAAAAACAAAAAGCAAGACAAACGAAGAAATACATCAGAAATATAAAGTCCGTTTGAAAGGAACAAATAAATCAGAGAATGAATTAGCCCCTGCTATTAGAAATGCCTATACGTCTGCAATAGTTATTCCTGGTTCATCAATAAAAGGGGCAATCCGTACTGCGATTATTGATTATTATGATAACGGCAGATTAATACAAGCGTATTTAACTGGAGCAAATAACAAAGAAAAAAGCAGAAACTATGAAGCAGAACTAAAACATTTGTTTGGTGACATTAAAGAAAATGCCTTTAAGCAATTAAAGGTTTCAGATTTTGAGTTATTGCCTGGGGAAAGCGAATTTGTACAAGCCGTGCAATATGCGAAAAACAATCCTGAAGAACGGTTGATGAACCCTGTTTGCGAAGTTGCGCCCATTTGGGCAAAACCAAAATACGGAAAGATTTATCTTGGCAGTTTTACAGCTCATGAATATGCAAAAAAACCTTTAGAAGATTGGACATTTGAAAATTTATGCAAGGTCTGCAATCAGTTTTATTTAAAACGTTTTAATGCAGAATATGAAAAATTTTATAAACTGCCTCATTTTGTGCAGGCTCGGAATTTCATTGACGGCATACGGAACAAGGTACAGACAGAAAATGCCCTTTTATTGCGTATAGGGCATTATTCCCATGTGGAATGCGTAACGGTTGAAAATGCCGCTCCTAAAACACGTCCAAATCCCAAGACCAAAAAGCCCATGCCTTGTGGCACGACACGGACGCTGGCAGACGGCAAATATCCTTTTGGCTGGGTTTTACTGCATAAATGCTCTGCGGAAGATGCCGAACAGGGAAAAATGCAGGAAGAACAAGCCAGACAGGAAATTATTGCCAATTTGCAGGCGAGAAAAGCATTATTTTTAACAGCAAAAAATACCGAATACGAAGCAAAGCAAAAACTGCTTTCAGCACAGCGTAAACAAGAAGAAGAACAAGCAAGAAAAGCTCGGGAAGAAGCGCTGCGCCTGCAAAAAGAACAAGAGCAAAAAGAGGCGGAAAAACTCGCCCGCAAACAGGCGGAACAAGCCCAAAAAGAAGCGGAAGAACAGCGTCTGGCAAGCCTTTCTCCGGAAGAACGCCTTGTTGAACTTGTTTTATTGAAAAAAGCAGGCAAAGAGGAAGTGTTAAAAGTTTATGAGCGTATTGACAACTTGGACAATAAAATTCAAATTGCAGAAGCAATAAGAGCATTTTGGCAAAAGGAGAAAATTTGGTCTGGTAAACTTAAAGAAAATCAAAAAATCCGTGTGGATAAAATAACGGCAATATTGCGTGCAAAATAGAATATGATGTAAGATAATTACTTGCACTGTAACAATAAATTATGTATATTCACAAAACACGGAAAAAGTATTTTTTGAAAAAATAGAAAATTTACAGGATATGTTGCAGTAATTTTTCTGCTTTTTAAATGCTGTTTTCAGTGTATTGATAACTATTTCAGATAGTTATTCTTTGACTTTTTAGTCCGACCTGATTTAAAGGGATAATAAAACATTGATCCTACAGTTCATGCATTGTCCGCATTTTTTAGTCCGACCTGATTTAAAGGGATAATAAAACGTTTGGTAACCGGACAAAAGGGTTTGTACATTTTTAGTCCGACCTGATTTAAAGGGATAATAAAACATTTTCCATTATTCACTCCGTGAGTTTTGATTTTTAGTCCGACCTGATTTAAAGGGATAATAAAACGCCCTCTTGACCAATGTGTTGATATTCCAATTTTTAGTCCGACCTGATTTAAAGGGATAATAAAACACATATATGCCGTTCACGCGGGTCGTAATCTTTTTAGTCCGACCTGATTTAAAGGGATAATAAAACGTCATTTCCGTATTCAACAACGCAAAACTTTTTTTAGTCCGACCTGATTTAAAGGGATAATAAAACCACGGCGTTTTGCACGTCGCGAAGTTCTTGTTTTTAGTCCGACCTGATTTGAAGGGATAATAAAACTATTGGAAATAAAAGGATAGTTCGGATCGCTTTTTAGTCCGACCTGATTTAAAGGGATAATAAAACCAATATGTTTCACAATATCATTTACCAACATTTTAGTCTGACCTGATTTAAAGGGGGAAAACACGGCAAAACCCGTGTCTTTTTTTTAAGCAATATTGCTTCTCTTTTTTTCTTTGAAAAATTTTGCATACTGTCTTTATGAGCTGTTGCTAAAAAAATTACAGAGAGGCATTTATGAAAAAATTAGTTTATGCATTTTTATTAATGGGGCTTATTAAACTGACTGGTTGTGCAACAATTATGAGTGACAACAAATCGGCAGTACAAATTAACACAAATCCCACAGAAACAATCTGTGAAGTAAAAGGAGAAAATTTTACCCAAACCTTAAACATTCCCGCCAATGTGACCATTCCGGCAAAAGCTTCCCCGGTTACCATTACCTGCACCAAGGAAGATTATTTTCCTGCCAGTGAAACCATTGAAACCAGTATAAATGGAATGATTTTCGGTAATATCATTTTTGGCGGTATTCCGGGAATTATTATTGATTTGGCAACGAAATCCGGTTTTGATTATCAGGATAATGTCGCTTTGCATTTATACAAGCGCCGTTTTACCAGTTTGGAAGAAAAAGATGCATACTATGCGGAGCTTGAAGAAAGGCTTAAAGCTGACGTTGACGGCAGAAAGAGGGATTTGAATGAACGCAAAAATCTTGATGACAGTGAATATAAGCGGGAACTGAAAAAAATAAATTCATATTACGAAAAGGAATTGGTTTTTCTTCATGAATGCAGGGATAATTCCGAAATAATTTCAGAGAAAAAAACGGCAGAAAAGTGATATACTTTATTCTTAAAATGTAATATAACGCAATAAATACCGTATGATAGGGAGAAATATCCATGGAAGAACAAATTCCGCACTTTAAAACCCATATTTGTTATGTTTCCGCTGAATCCATGCCCAATCTTTTGTTGTGTCTTGACCCTGCGTTGAAACCTGAAAAGGTCTACCTTCTTACAAGCAAGGAAATGGTGAATAACGGTAAATATGGTGTGTTGGCTCAAAACTTCAGAAACTTGGGAGTGCAGGTAGAAAGGAAGGAGCTTCAGGATATTTCTCTTTTTTCTTTGCAGCGTGTTATTGAAGATTTTATTAATGCTTTGCCTGATGAAGCGATGACAGAATTTGCTTTCAACATTACCTGCGGAACAAAGCTTATGACTATGGCGGCAGTAAGCGCCTGCAATCAGTGCATAGAAATGTTTTATGTTGATACTTCCAATAGCAAACTATTTTTATTGAAAGAAAAGAAAGAGTATGCATTGTCTAATTTTTGTAATGTTCAAACTATTCTTAATAGTTATGGTTTTAGAATTGTTAATAAGACGCAAACAAAACGTGAACATGGCAAAATAATACAAATTCTGTTAAATCAACGTATTGGCACGATTAAAATATTGAATGCTCTGTCTGCACGGGCAAAAGAAAGTAAAATTTCTAAAATTGAAAAGATGACACCAGAGTTAGATGAGTTGCTTGTAAAATGTGAAGAGGCAAAATTGCTTGAACGACAGGGGGATACGCTTATTTTTGCGGATGAGGACAGCCGTTCTTTCTGTAATGGAATTTGGCTTGAAGAATATGTTTATCAAACTTTGGCTCAATTGGAACTCAATAAGCAGATTGCGGATTATGAAGGAGCTGTTGAAATTATTTATGCTGACAGAGTTGTTTCCAATAGTGATGCCAAACCCGATAATGAGCTTGACGCACTTTTTGTACGCGAGAACATTTTGTATCTTGTTGAATGCAAAACCTGCAGAATGAATGACGATAAAAAATCAAGAGATATAATGTATAAGCTGGATTCCTTGCATAATAAGATTGGAGGCGTATTTGGCCGCGGTATTTTGATTAGTCTTGAATCTCTTTCTGAAAATGAAAGAAAGCATGCACAAAAGAACAATCTTATTGTAATAGATGATATTCAAAAAATTAAAAATTTACGCAAAGCACTTATAGAAATTTTTGAAAATGAAAAAAGAAAAAAATAAACAAAATGATATGGTTATATATAGTATAGGAGTGGAAGTGCCCATTACCCCGACAGAACCTCTGCCTTCCCTTCCTGTCATTCCTCACGGGGCTTTGGTTATTCTTGAAGGCAGAGCTCCTATTTGGCGATATGTCATGGCATTTCATGCTTTGCATGGTTTGGCGAGTGCTGTGGGGATTTATGACCCTAGGCTCGGAGTTGTTGTTGTCGCAAGCCATTCGACGGAGTATCGCGAGGGTGATATTCTTGATATACGGATATGATTTTGTAACTGACAATATTAGGGTTGTTGTTGGTATTGCATATTGATTATCATTTCAAATGAAATGGATGGCAATTTATCATAACGGGCTGTCGTAACCGAGTCTTTTATTTTAGACAACGCATTATGATTTAATTAGCTAACACCATTATGTTATTTAAAAATATGCTCTATGATGTATAAAATTTGTTTTTTATCCCAGATTTTTTCTGGAATAGGATCATTTTATCTTGTGGGAATTGTGAATCATTCTTCCAAAACAAAGTGTTCCGGGGAAATCTCTTTCAGTTTTGCATGATTGGGGATGAGGAAGTTTGTTTGCGGGGTAAAGGTTTTGTTTTTTTCTGTGATCGGATCAGGCTGCGGAATGGCGGATAACAGCATTTTCGTATAGGGGTGCATGGGAGAGTTGAAAAGCTCGTCCGCCGGAGCGACTTCCACAAGTTTTCCGGCATACAGTACGCCGACCCTGTCGCAAAGGTATTGCACCATGGATAAATCATGTGCGATGAAAAGCAAGGAAAAGTTTTTTTCTTTCCGCAGTTTCATGAAAAGGTTGATTATTTGGGCTTGCACTGAAACGTCCAAAGAGGAAACAGGCTCGTCAGCGATAATAAGTTCAGGCTCTAGGGCAAGGCTTCTTGCAATGCAGACACGCTGTTTTTGTCCGCCGGAAAGTTCGGCAGGGATTTTTTGCAAAAATGAGCTGTCCATTCCAACGCTTTCAAGAAGTTCGGCAATTTTTTTTTGCCGTTCTTTCTTGTTTGGAAAAAGTTTATGGATAATAAAGGGTTCCGCCATGCAGTCTTCTATATTCATGCGGGGATTGAGAGAAACGGAGGAATCTTGAAAAATGATTTGCAAAGAGCGTTGTATTGTTTTTTTGAGTTCTTTTTCTATGCGGGATTTTGAGATACACTGATTTTTATAGAAAATTTCTCCTTTACTGGGCTTATGTATTCCCATTACCGCTTTTGCGAGTGTGGATTTTCCGCAGCCCGATTCGCCCACCAATCCGAAAATTTCTCCGGGATAAATATCAAGATTGATATTGTGCAGGGCATGGATATGGTGCAGTTTTCCGACAGGAAAAATTTGGTGATATTCGCGTATTGAGAGCAGAGGTATTTTTTTCATAATTTTTTAAGCGAAGTTTTTTGTATGAACTGCGGCGGGGCGATGTGCGGGGCACGTTCATCCAAAAGCCATGTTGCCGCGGCATGGGTGTCGGAAAGGGAAAACATGGGAGGATGGCATGTATAATCAACAGCCAAAGCATATTCGTTGCGGTAAGCGAAAGCGTCGCCTTTCGGGGGATTGATAAGAGAGGGAGGCATGCCCTGAATGGGGTTCAGTTTGCTTTTTGGCGCTGTTAATGAAGGCAAAGCGCCAAGCAAAGCCCATGTATAGGGGTGTCTCGCCTGATAAAAAATTTCTTGGGCGGTGCCTGTTTCAATAATTTTTCCGGCATACATAATGGCGACTTTATCCGCTATTTTTGCAACAACGCCAAGGTCATGGGTGACAATAACAATGGCGATGCCCGTTTTTTTCTGAATATCTTTTAACAAGTCGAGCATACGCGCCTGCACGGTAACATCAAGGGCGGTGGTCGGTTCGTCCGCAAAAAGAATTTTCGGGGAAAGGGCGAGAGCTATGGCAAGCACACAGCGCTGGCGCATGCCGCCCGAAAAAAAGTGCGGCTGCTGCCAAATACGGACTTTTGCATTGTCAATGCCCACAAGCTCCAAAAGTTCAACAGCGCGGTCCATGGCTTTTTGTTTGGACATTTTTTTGTGCCGCAAAAGAGCTTCCGTGATTTGTTTTCCAATAGGCACCACAGGATTGAGAGCTGACATGGGGTCTTGGAATATCATGCCGAAATTTGCGCCGCGGATTTTGCACATTTCACGTTCGCCAAGTTTTGGAATATCGTATCCGTTTGTCAGGATTTGTCCTTGGATTTTCGCGTTGTCAGGCAATATTCTCATAACGGAACGGCATAAGACGGATTTCCCGCAGCCGGATTCCCCGACAATGGCGAGGGTTTCCCCCTCATTGATATTAAGGGAAATATCCCGGACAGCATGGACGGTGCCGGCATTCGTCGTAAAAGAAACAGAAAGGTTTTTGATTGAAAGAATTTGTTTCATATTCATTTTGTAAACGGCATGAACGTTCCATGCCGTTTGGTTTTTGTGTTTTTAATCGGTTAGCGTCCAGTCTTCGATATTCCACATGACTCCGACGGCATGGTGTCCGAGTACCCGTTCCGTGTCCAAACCGCTTAAACGTTCCGTGCTTACATAATTGCCATGCAGATAGGCAATGAGCAAATGTCCCGGAGCTTTGGCATAGGCTTCCTCAAACGTTCGGTAAATTGTTTTCCTTTCTTCTTTGTCCGCTGTGACGCGTCCTTGTTTGAGCAATTTGTCGATTTCCGCGTTGGAGTAGTGCATGGTGTTGTCGCTTGCGCCTGTTACGAAATCCTTATATATGCCGTCAGGGTCAAATTGTACGGCAAAGCCTGCCAAAAAACCGTTATAATCGGCTTTCCAGTCAAAGCGGGTGACAAGGGCGATACGCATGTCAACACCGGCGTTTTGCAGCTGGCGGGCTGTGATATTTGCAATATCGATGCGTTCTTCTTCGTAGTCACGGACTTGGATGGTAAAGGAAAATTTTTGTCCGTTCCGCTCATATATGCCCTGTGCATTTTTTTTCCAGCCGAGTTTCGCCATTTCTTCTGCGAATTTTTCCGGGTCATAAGGATAAATATCCGCTTTTTTATTTCCGCCGTAAGCATTAAGCTGGATAGGGCTGTAAGCGGGAATGCCTTGTTTGTTGAGAACGCTGTTAATAATGGCTTGTTTGTCCACCGCATAATTTAAAATGCCGATGGAGTCCGCATTGTTTTTCCAAAATTCACTTCTGAAATCCATGGAAACGGAACGGTAGTCGGCAGTAGTGAAATCAATGTTTTTGAACCCTTGCTTTCCGCGGAAGTTTTCCGCATAATTTGCGTTGAGCCATGCGAGGTCTGCTTCCCCCGCTTGAAGCATAAGGGCTTTTGTGCTTTCAACTGCAACGGTTTTATAGATAACTCTTTCAATATTGGGGACTTTGCCGTAATAATTTTCATTGCGTTCCAAAATAATCATGCCTCCCGCCGTATCCCATTCGATAAATTTATAGCGTCCTGTGCCGATTGGGTGATGGTTTGCAGGGGCGGTGTTGATGTCCTTGCCTTCAAACAAGTGTTTGGGAATAATGCCGATTGTGAAATTGCCAAGCATGGCGGCATTATAGCGTTTCATTTTTATTTCAAGAAGCTGCGGAGCCGGAGAGCTTACGGACGCGATATCTTCATAATTGCTTAAAATGGAAGACGTTAAATTTTCATCTTTTGTCAAGGCATTGTAGGTGAAAATGATGTCTTCAAGACTGAAAGGGGTTCCGTCGTGCCATGTTACGCCTTCACGGATTTTAAAGGTGTAAGTCATGCTTTTTTCATCGTACCGGAAAGATTCCGCAAGGTCGGGAATGGCATTTCCTTTGCCGTCGTATTTGAGCAAACCGGAAAAAATAATGGTGGGCAGTTCTTGGTGTTCGTTCAGAATGGGATTGATAGTATCTTCGTTTTCGCCGGCGTAAACAAGCGTGTTTGCCGTGTCCTGCGCAAAAGCGTTTTGGGCGGCGGCACTTGGCATAAAGCAAAGCGCGATGAGAAACAGAGCAGGAATTTTGAGTTTTTGAAACAGGTTTTTCATGAACGGAATTTTCATGGAAACGCTCCTTTGTTGTGTTATAAGTTGCTGAAACCTTTGCAATTTTCTTGTCTGAAACTGTGTCCGATTTGTGTGATGCAAAAAAGTGTCACGATTAAGAATAAGCCCGGGAACAAAATGACCCACCATGTATTCAAGAGCAAAGCCCGGTTGGAAAGAGCAAGCATGCTGCCTAAGGAAAGTTCTTCCGGAGGCAGACCGAGCCCTAAAAAGCTGAGCGTCGCTTCCATTGCCATATTGACACTGACCGAGGAAATCACAATGAACATAACGGCTGAAATGACATTTGGTATTAAATGCTTACGCATTATCCAAAAAAAGGAAGCGCCTGTGTGCCGTGAATATACGATATATTCACTGTTGCGTATTTGGCGGATTTCCGCCCGCACGATACGGGCTAAGGCGAACCAGCTTGTTATGCCGATAATTACGGAAATGGAAAATACACTTTGCTTTTCCCGTAAGGAAAGGAGCAGCAAAAGGGTGAGCAAAACAGGAATGCTTTGAAAAAGTTCTGCGATTCTCATCATGATTGTATCAATCAAAGAAGAAGCACAGCCGGAAATGCAGCCATACGTGATGCCGATAACCGTTGCGATGAAACTGCTTGCAATGCCGATAAGAAGCGAGGTTCTGCCCCCGTTCCAAAGCACGGAAAAAATATCGCGGCCCAAAGAATCCGTGCCAAACCAAAATTCTTTGTTCGGCGCTTCATTCAAGTGGGAAAGATAGAATTGTGCGGGATCGTGGTTGACAAACAAATGGGAGAAAAAACAGGCGAGAATGACAGCGCATAACAATACCGCCGAAAAGAAGGGAAATGTGCTGTCCCTCCTTTTCTTCGGCGTGATTTCTTGAGGTTCTTGCTGATAATTCGCACCCACAAGTTTAAAATCTTCTTTTGTAAGGGAAGGCTCGGATATTGCTGGAAATTGGTTTTGTTGTGCGGTATTTTTCATAGTGTGATGATATCCGTGTTTTTCATTCTCGGGTCGATATGTTCGTTGACGTATTGGGCGATGAAACTGCTGATGATTATGAGAAACCCGGTAATGAGAACAATGAGCATCAGCAAATTGTAATCGTGGTATTTGGCTGAAGAAACAGCCAGTAAGCCAATGCCAGGGTAGTTGAAAACGGTTTCGACGACATAGGTCCCGCTGATGAGGTGAGGAACGGAAACAGCCATGATATTGATTATCGTGGGCATCACGTTACGCAAACAATGTTTTGTCAGCACTTGCATTTTGCCCAATCCTTTCGCTCTTGCCAACAAAACGTAATCTTTGCGGGTTTCGTCCAAAAGCTTGTTGCGTATCATATAGGCGTAATACCAAAAATGGCTGATAATCATTATGCTGACAGGCAGAACAAGGTGAGCGGCACGGTTGAGCGGACTGTTCGCTTTTCCAAAATCATAGGCGCCGCTTGCGGGCAGCCATTTCAGGTTTATACTGAAAATCAACACAAAAACGACCCCTAGCCAAAAAGCGGGCGTATAAAAAGCCATTGTGCCTATTTTACAAATGATTTTGTCAATCCACTTGTTTTCAAACCTTGCGCAGACAAGCGCCAACCCTATGGCGAGAGAGAAAACAAGAACATAGGAAATAACGCCGAGAATAAGCGTATTTTTCAGAAGCGGCAGAACAATTTCAAGCACGGGTCTTTTATAGCGTAAGGAAATACCGAAATTTCCTCGCAGCGTTTGTTCTGTCCATTTGACAAACTGCACCCAGATACTGTCGTTCAAGCCAAGCCGTACGCGGGCGGCGTCAAGCTGTTCCTGGGTCATGCTTTGCACGGCGTCCCCGTAAAAAGACTGCAAAGGGTCTCCGGGGGTGAGGCGTGAAATGTAAAAAACAAGAAGCGCCAAAATGAAAAGCATGGCGGCAAGCTGAAAACAAAGTTTCATTCCGGCGCAGGCGGCGGAAAAGGATTTATGGCGTATGAGTGCATGCTTCATCATATACTTCTTTCGTGTTACGAAAATAAAAAACGTAACACCATACCTAACAAAGGCGTTGTCCTCTGTCAAGCCGGAAATGAAAAAAATTCCCCGTGATTTTTCGTGCAAATTTTAATTGAATGGTTTTGCAATGTTAGCTTGATAATTTTGCATTCGGTATAATTTCCATTTGGAAACAATTATTCATTGTAAAAAAAACGGATATTGTATACCATGGCGATATTCCATTTCGTTTGCGGATAAGGGTATGAATAATCAGCAAAAACAAAACGGCTTTGTTCCGCCTCATTCCGGGGCGGACCGTCCCTCCTTGCCGGATGTTTTGGCACACAGTGCGTTGCAGCGCGCGGTATGTGCCGTTTCCCGGCAATGCGAGAGAATTTATTGTATAGACGCAACAGCAGGAAACGGGCATGACACGTGTTTTTTGGCAGGACTTGGCAAGGCTTTGCAGCAGGATGTCCGTGTGCTTGCTTGCGATGTGCAGGAACAGGCGCTCGTCAATACCGCTGAACGTTTGAAGCAATGCGGACTGGAAGCGGAACTCATTCTTTGTGGGCATGAAAAAATTCTTGAATATTTGCCTCAAGATGTTCTTTTGGCAGGGGCGGTTTTTAATCTCGGTTATCTTCCCGGAAAAGAGCGGAAAGAAAATTTTGTCGCTACAAAAGCGGAAACAAGCCTTGAGGCTTTGGAAAAAATTTGCATGCGTCTTGTTCCTCAGGGCTGTATCAGTGTGCATTGTTATACGGGGCATAAAGGAGGGCTTGAGGAATACCGGGCGGTTTCAGGTTTTGTTTCAAGGCTTGAACCGAAGCTCTGGCGCGTTCTTTGTGTTTCCGATATGAACAGGGAACATTATTTGGAGTATCTTTTCGTATTGGAAAAATTACAAATAAGGAAAAGGGGAAACCATGATCAAAGTAATTGCAAAAAATTTATTTAAACAAGGAAGCATTGAAAACGCTCTTTCATTATATGAAGAGTTGGTTGAAAAATCACGTGCCGAAAAAGGCTGTCTTTCTTATGAGTTATTTCAGGATATCGAAAATCCGTGTATTTTGACCATGCTTGAAACTTGGGAAAGCAAAGAATATTTGAAAGCGCATTCCGAATCGGAGCATTTTAAAAGAATTGTGCCGCAACTCGGGAAAATGCGGGAACAACATGAAATAAATGTGTATGCAAAAATTTTGTAGGCAGTTTTTATGACAGGTTAAGGAGAGAAATTTATTTGCCTGATTGACAAAAACATTTTTTTGGGTTATCATGTCTGAAATAAATTTTTGGAGTTTGTATGGAAGTTCAAAATAAAATCGGCATATACAATCAAAAACTCAAGCAAATTGTGGAACGGAACACTC
This window encodes:
- a CDS encoding ABC transporter permease, producing MMKHALIRHKSFSAACAGMKLCFQLAAMLFILALLVFYISRLTPGDPLQSFYGDAVQSMTQEQLDAARVRLGLNDSIWVQFVKWTEQTLRGNFGISLRYKRPVLEIVLPLLKNTLILGVISYVLVFSLAIGLALVCARFENKWIDKIICKIGTMAFYTPAFWLGVVFVLIFSINLKWLPASGAYDFGKANSPLNRAAHLVLPVSIMIISHFWYYAYMIRNKLLDETRKDYVLLARAKGLGKMQVLTKHCLRNVMPTIINIMAVSVPHLISGTYVVETVFNYPGIGLLAVSSAKYHDYNLLMLIVLITGFLIIISSFIAQYVNEHIDPRMKNTDIITL
- a CDS encoding tRNA (mnm(5)s(2)U34)-methyltransferase, translated to MNNQQKQNGFVPPHSGADRPSLPDVLAHSALQRAVCAVSRQCERIYCIDATAGNGHDTCFLAGLGKALQQDVRVLACDVQEQALVNTAERLKQCGLEAELILCGHEKILEYLPQDVLLAGAVFNLGYLPGKERKENFVATKAETSLEALEKICMRLVPQGCISVHCYTGHKGGLEEYRAVSGFVSRLEPKLWRVLCVSDMNREHYLEYLFVLEKLQIRKRGNHDQSNCKKFI
- a CDS encoding putative quinol monooxygenase — encoded protein: MIKVIAKNLFKQGSIENALSLYEELVEKSRAEKGCLSYELFQDIENPCILTMLETWESKEYLKAHSESEHFKRIVPQLGKMREQHEINVYAKIL